One genomic segment of Arachis duranensis cultivar V14167 chromosome 4, aradu.V14167.gnm2.J7QH, whole genome shotgun sequence includes these proteins:
- the LOC127746658 gene encoding uncharacterized protein LOC127746658 gives MAEPRWITLHEQGAPDIILQPLQARYPNLDPNFELKSSLINLLPKYHGMPSQDPIRHLKDFQVACSTAQRHGANEVAIMVFAFPFSLEAQAKTWFYLLPDEIATNWDFLRREFLDKFLPSEKTDYIWKKISGIMQRDQESLYEYWSRFKMLLKSCPNHGMNTHLLISYFTGGLCVEDRRLLTTSSGGFLLKNKTEGEVWNLIKDVAKATQHTRVRSNPLKGVVELSPSESSLTIALGDMTTIFTQIQKDQKEFYSIQAIQAPLPVAQLEGPPRICGLYSSTTHYTDQCHQIQEEHALVVANVNYNNHLPYPSQGQNNYPHDGHQERQGESFKETSHKEGTPKSRSKAHSSLGAKPLSKKVKAPAPIDDNEKSKRAKDSSRFTNRFCELVFPAMVERNYHAEHLLTPLDKVAPCVPWEAMDTKAIIPAKGDVVTSGNYLHLPMNKPSLDVALPSIIPPTLSSPPQ, from the exons ATGGCGGAGCCACGCTGGATCACTTTGCATGAGCAAGGAGCTCCGGATATCATACTTCAACCGTTGCAAGCAAGGTATCCTAACCTTGATccaaactttgaattgaagagtaGCTTGATAAATCTACTACCTAAGTATCATGGGATGCCGAGTCAAGACCCCATCCGAcatctaaaggattttcaaGTTGCTTGTTCTACGGCTCAAAGACATGGAGCCAATGAGGTGGCTATCATggtttttgccttccctttctctcttgaaGCGCAAGCAAAGACATGGTTTTATTTGCTACCGGATGAGATTGCAACCAATTGGGATTTCTTGAGAAGAGAGTTTCTAGATAAATTCCTTCCATCGGAGAAGACCGACTACATCTGGAAGAAGATTTCAGGTATAATGCAAAGAGACCAAGAGAGTTTGTACGAGTATTGGTCTCGGTTCAAGATGCTATTGAAATCTTGTCCAAACCATGGAATGAACACTCACTTGCTCATTAGCTACTTCACCGGAGGTCTTTGTGTGGAAGATAGAAGATTACTCACCACTTCTAGCGGTGGTTTCCTTTTGAAAAACAAGACGGAAGGAGAAGTTTGGAATTTGATAAAGGATGTTGCCAAAGCTACACAACATACAAGGGTGAGAAGTAATCCTCTCAAGGGTGTGGTAGAACTGTCCCCTTCCGAATCAAGCCTAACCATAGCACTTGGGGATATGACCACCATCTTCACGCAAATACAAAAAGATCAAAAGGAATTCTACTCCATCCAAGCCATCCAAGCTCCACTTCCAGTTGCTCAACTTGAAGGCCCTCCTAGGATTTGTGGTTTGTACTCTAGCACTACACATTACACCGATCAATGCCATCAAATTCAAGAGGAACATGCCCTTGTAGTGGCCAATGTGAATTACAACAACCATCTACCCTATCCTTCTCAAGGCCAAAACAACTATCCTCATG atggccaccaagaaaggcaaggagaaagctTCAAGGAAACCAGCCACAAAGAGGGCACCCCAAAGTCACGCTCTAAGGCGCACTCCTCATTAGGAGCCAAACCTCTATCTAAGAAGGTGAAGGCACCCGCTCCTATTGATGACAATGAGAAGAGCAAACGGGCAAAGGATTCTTCAAGATTCACCAACCGCTTCTGTGAACTTGTGTTTCCCGCCATGGTTGAGAGGAACTATCATGCTGAGCATCTACTCACTCCGCTGGACAAAGTTGCTCCTT GTGTTCCTTGGGAAGCCATGGACACGAAAGCTATAATTCCGGCTAAGGGCGATGTGGTCACAAGCGGAAATTACTTACATCTTCCCATGAACAAACCAAGCCTTGACGTAGCCCTACCATCTATTATTCCTCCCACCTTATCATCACCACCGCAGTAA